In Apium graveolens cultivar Ventura unplaced genomic scaffold, ASM990537v1 ctg1452, whole genome shotgun sequence, a genomic segment contains:
- the LOC141699876 gene encoding serine/threonine-protein kinase SRK2E-like translates to MDRSVLSVGPGMDLPIMHDSDKYELVKDIGSGNFGVARLMRDKLSNELVAVKYIERGDKIDENVSREIINHRSLRHPNIVRFKEVDLTPTHLAIVMEYASGGELFERICNAGRFSEDEARFFFQQLISGVSYCHSMQVCHRDLKLENTLLDGSPAPRLKICDFGYSKSSVLHSQPKSTVGTPAYIAPEVLLKKEYDGKLADVWSCGVTLYVMLVGAYPFEDPEEPKNFRKTIHRILNVQYSIPDYVHISVECRHLISRIFVADSAKRITMDEIKNHEWFLKNLPADLIDENKLDQYKEPEQPMQSVDEIMQIIAEATIPAAGGNNLNQYLTGSLDMDDDMDEDLESDPDLDLESSGEIVYAM, encoded by the exons ATGGATAGATCAGTGTTATCAGTAGGGCCTGGAATGGATCTGCCTATCATGCATGATAGTGATAAGTATGAACTTGTTAAAGATATCGGGTCGGGTAATTTTGGAGTGGCTAGGTTGATGAGAGATAAGTTGAGTAATGAGCTTGTTGCTGTCAAGTATATTGAGAGAGGTGACAAG ATAGATGAAAATGTTTCGCGTGAAATAATCAACCATAGATCGCTGAGGCATCCCAATATCGTTAGATTTAAAGAG GTTGATTTAACCCCAACCCATTTGGCTATTGTGATGGAATATGCATCTGGAGGAGAGCTTTTTGAGCGGATATGCAATGCAGGAAGGTTCAGCGAGGATGAG GCACGTTTCTTTTTCCAACAACTTATATCTGGAGTCAGCTACTGTCATTCAATG CAAGTGTGTCACCGTGACTTGAAACTGGAAAATACATTACTGGATGGTAGCCCAGCACCTCGGTTGAAAATTTGTGATTTTGGATATTCTAAG TCCTCAGTGTTGCATTCACAACCAAAGTCAACTGTTGGAACACCTGCATATATTGCTCCTGAAGTATTACTCAAGAAAGAATATGATGGCAAG CTTGCAGATGTATGGTCATGCGGTGTAACATTATATGTCATGCTGGTGGGTGCATATCCTTTTGAGGATCCCGAGGAACCTAAGAATTTCCGCAAGACAATACAT CGGATCTTGAATGTCCAATACTCGATTCCAGATTATGTTCATATATCTGTCGAGTGCCGCCATCTAATTTCGAGGATCTTTGTAGCTGACTCAGCTAAG AGGATAACCATGGACGAAATTAAAAACCATGAGTGGTTTCTGAAGAACCTCCCAGCAGACCTCATCGATGAAAACAAATTGGACCAGTATAAGGAGCCTGAGCAACCCATGCAGAGCGTTGATGAGATAATGCAGATAATTGCAGAGGCCACCATACCCGCAGCTGGGGGCAACAATCTTAATCAGTATTTAACAGGTAGCCTGGACATGGATGATGACATGGATGAGGATCTAGAGAGTGACCCAGACCTTGATCTCGAAAGCAGTGGAGAAATAGTTTATGCTATGTGA